A stretch of the Mycobacteroides immunogenum genome encodes the following:
- a CDS encoding 3-hydroxyacyl-CoA dehydrogenase NAD-binding domain-containing protein, with translation MSDRQRTMAVVGAGVIGLSWARLARDHGWRVGITDPRDDLEAIVEAAFGTDDPDVFTSHTLADVVAEADLVQENGPERLTIKHELFGQILESAPAHAILATSSSSIGATLIADGLSAGDRVIVGHPFNPPELMPLVEVVPGAQTSDATLKTAVELYRALGRAPIVIRKEIPGFVANRLQVALTREAQYLVESGVVSVADLDTALQNSLGLRWAATGLFEGNTLGGGPEGARHLYEGIGAEVGKITIGTPSSDPQVIEKLIEDIDATYGTGQENYERLLTRRNERTLAVLAALRQLDA, from the coding sequence ATGAGCGATCGGCAGCGGACCATGGCTGTGGTGGGCGCCGGAGTCATCGGGCTCTCGTGGGCACGACTGGCCCGCGACCATGGGTGGCGCGTCGGGATAACCGACCCCCGTGACGATCTCGAAGCGATCGTGGAAGCGGCCTTCGGCACGGACGACCCCGATGTATTCACGAGCCACACGCTGGCCGATGTGGTCGCGGAAGCCGACCTGGTCCAGGAGAACGGCCCCGAGCGCCTGACCATCAAACACGAACTGTTCGGCCAGATTCTGGAATCGGCCCCCGCGCACGCCATCTTGGCCACCTCGAGTTCTTCGATCGGGGCGACCCTCATCGCCGACGGCCTCAGCGCCGGCGACCGGGTCATCGTGGGCCACCCGTTCAATCCGCCCGAGCTGATGCCACTCGTGGAGGTGGTTCCGGGCGCACAGACAAGTGATGCCACGCTGAAGACCGCTGTCGAGCTGTACCGGGCACTGGGCCGGGCGCCGATTGTGATCCGCAAGGAGATCCCCGGGTTTGTCGCCAACCGGCTGCAGGTAGCGCTGACACGCGAAGCCCAGTATCTCGTCGAATCGGGCGTGGTCAGTGTGGCGGACCTCGATACCGCGCTGCAGAACTCACTTGGCTTGCGCTGGGCCGCGACGGGACTGTTCGAAGGAAACACGCTGGGCGGCGGCCCCGAGGGCGCACGGCACCTCTACGAGGGAATCGGCGCCGAGGTGGGAAAAATCACGATAGGGACCCCGTCGTCAGATCCGCAGGTGATCGAGAAACTCATCGAAGACATCGACGCCACTTACGGTACGGGACAAGAGAACTACGAACGGCTACTCACCCGGCGCAACGAACGCACCCTGGCGGTCTTGGCGGCACTACGCCAGCTCGACGCCTAA
- the dusB gene encoding tRNA dihydrouridine synthase DusB produces the protein MTASVDLPEARSRTLRIGSLALPSPVVLAPMAGVTNVAFRTLCRELELATTGTVSGLYVCEMVTARALAERHPVTLHMTTFSPEESPRSLQLYSVDPETTYRAAKMVVDDNLADHIDMNFGCPVPKVTRNGGGAALPYKRRLFGQIVAAAVRATEGTDIPVTVKFRIGIDDDHHTHLDAGAIAESEGAAAVALHARTASQRYSGTADWSQITALKNHVTSIPVLGNGDIFDAADAIAMMEQTGCDGVVIGRGCLGRPWLFTELSAVFNGQTIPEPPNLGQVTDIMRRHAELLVDHFGEDKALRDMRKHIAWYLHGFPAGGDIRRALALVHTRAELDTLLKQLDHAAPFPEGGNGPRGRQGSPAKVSLPDGWLNDPDDCTVPSAADVMHSGG, from the coding sequence GTGACCGCATCTGTCGACCTACCAGAGGCCCGATCACGCACACTGCGGATCGGGTCTCTGGCATTGCCAAGCCCGGTGGTGCTGGCCCCGATGGCCGGTGTCACCAACGTCGCGTTCCGCACCCTGTGCCGCGAGCTGGAACTGGCCACCACGGGAACCGTCAGCGGGTTGTACGTCTGCGAGATGGTGACCGCCCGCGCACTCGCCGAGCGACACCCCGTCACGCTGCACATGACGACCTTCTCCCCCGAGGAATCGCCACGATCCCTCCAGCTGTATTCGGTCGATCCGGAGACCACCTACCGCGCCGCCAAGATGGTGGTCGACGACAACCTCGCCGACCACATCGATATGAACTTCGGCTGCCCGGTCCCGAAAGTCACCCGCAACGGTGGCGGCGCCGCGCTCCCTTACAAGCGGCGACTGTTCGGGCAGATCGTCGCCGCCGCCGTGCGCGCCACGGAGGGCACCGACATCCCCGTGACGGTCAAGTTCCGCATCGGCATCGACGACGACCATCACACCCATCTGGATGCCGGCGCCATCGCCGAGTCAGAGGGAGCAGCGGCCGTCGCCCTGCACGCGCGCACCGCCTCGCAGCGCTACTCGGGCACCGCCGACTGGAGCCAGATCACCGCGCTCAAGAACCACGTGACATCCATCCCGGTCCTGGGGAACGGCGATATCTTCGACGCCGCCGATGCCATCGCGATGATGGAACAGACCGGTTGCGATGGGGTCGTCATTGGCCGCGGATGCCTTGGGCGGCCGTGGCTGTTCACCGAGCTGAGTGCCGTTTTCAACGGTCAGACGATTCCCGAGCCGCCAAATCTCGGACAGGTAACGGACATCATGCGACGCCACGCGGAGTTGCTCGTCGATCATTTTGGCGAGGACAAGGCGTTGCGCGACATGCGCAAGCACATCGCCTGGTATCTGCACGGCTTCCCCGCCGGCGGCGACATCCGGCGCGCGCTCGCACTCGTGCACACCCGCGCCGAGCTGGACACCCTCCTCAAACAGCTCGATCACGCCGCCCCCTTCCCCGAAGGTGGAAACGGGCCGCGCGGGCGCCAGGGGTCACCCGCGAAGGTGTCGCTGCCCGATGGCTGGCTCAATGACCCCGACGATTGCACGGTTCCCTCAGCCGCCGATGTCATGCACTCTGGTGGGTGA
- a CDS encoding 3-hydroxyacyl-CoA dehydrogenase family protein has protein sequence MTYSPPTDIAHRPVAVLGAGTLGRRIALTFATRGGVVHLYDVSEDSLRSAREFLEQRIPELVKARADQGAQPATIEYFTDLPSAVKNAWYVVESVPEVQALKIDILGQLEEIAEPDAIIGTNSSSFMSSELIGKVKHPERVLNTHYGQPPEAPQAELVTDGHTDERIFDILSEELPKHGFVTAVARKESVGFIINRVWAAVKREALAVVAEGVSTPAEFDRIWVASGMGPVGVFRAIDRVGLDVALDIEDNYIKHFPYIPAKSRDLLQRYVDEGKLGVKSGAGFYDDYPQPSHG, from the coding sequence ATGACCTATTCACCCCCGACAGATATCGCCCATCGTCCGGTCGCCGTGTTGGGCGCGGGAACACTCGGGCGCCGTATCGCCCTCACCTTCGCCACGCGTGGCGGTGTGGTGCATCTCTATGACGTCTCCGAGGACTCCCTGCGGTCGGCCCGGGAATTCCTCGAGCAGCGCATCCCCGAACTGGTCAAGGCCCGCGCCGATCAGGGCGCTCAGCCCGCGACCATCGAGTACTTCACCGACCTGCCCAGCGCGGTGAAAAATGCTTGGTACGTGGTCGAATCGGTTCCCGAGGTGCAGGCGCTCAAGATCGACATCCTGGGCCAGCTGGAGGAGATCGCCGAGCCCGACGCCATTATCGGCACCAACTCGTCGTCCTTCATGAGCAGCGAACTCATCGGCAAGGTCAAGCATCCGGAGCGGGTTCTGAACACCCACTACGGGCAGCCACCCGAGGCACCACAGGCCGAACTGGTCACCGACGGGCATACCGATGAGCGGATCTTCGACATTCTCAGCGAAGAACTGCCCAAGCACGGTTTCGTCACCGCCGTCGCACGCAAGGAAAGTGTCGGCTTCATCATCAACCGAGTGTGGGCGGCCGTTAAGCGTGAAGCCCTAGCCGTTGTCGCCGAGGGAGTTTCGACACCCGCCGAGTTCGACCGCATCTGGGTCGCCTCCGGCATGGGCCCCGTGGGCGTATTCCGCGCCATCGATCGAGTCGGGCTCGACGTCGCACTAGACATCGAGGACAACTACATCAAGCACTTCCCGTACATACCCGCCAAGTCACGCGACCTTCTGCAGCGATACGTCGACGAGGGCAAGCTGGGCGTGAAGTCCGGTGCGGGTTTCTATGACGACTACCCACAGCCATCACACGGCTGA
- a CDS encoding oxygenase MpaB family protein, with protein sequence MSELAHVQPAAESGAFTSGCPVSHGTGKAMPVPLGPESLTWKYFGDWRGMLQGPYAGSMQNMHPQLGAAVEQHSQFFRERWQRLLRSLYPIGGVVFDGDRAPMTGAEVRDYHVDIKGVDDQGRRYSALNPDVFYWAHATFFMGTIIVAERFCGGITEADKRQLFDEHITWYQMYGMSMRPVPKTWEEFQEYWDHMCTNVLEDNKATRDVLDLTTLAVPPFAPWIPAWLWALQRRMLSPFFVWFTVGLYDPAVRKRLGYSWSRRDEWMHRKFGQLVNVVFRFVPERFRRHPRARAGWDRARGRIPADAPLPQTPDRNLPPLDTWGSPNHYNPKVS encoded by the coding sequence ATGTCCGAGCTGGCTCACGTGCAGCCCGCGGCTGAATCCGGCGCGTTTACGTCGGGCTGTCCGGTGAGTCACGGAACGGGTAAGGCCATGCCGGTACCGCTGGGCCCGGAATCGTTGACGTGGAAGTACTTCGGTGACTGGCGCGGCATGCTGCAGGGGCCCTATGCCGGCTCCATGCAAAACATGCACCCGCAGCTGGGTGCGGCGGTGGAGCAGCATTCGCAGTTCTTCCGGGAGCGCTGGCAGCGGCTCCTGCGCTCGCTATACCCGATCGGCGGGGTGGTATTCGACGGCGACAGGGCGCCGATGACGGGCGCCGAAGTGCGCGACTATCACGTCGATATCAAGGGAGTCGACGATCAGGGACGTCGCTACAGCGCACTCAACCCGGACGTCTTCTATTGGGCGCACGCCACTTTCTTCATGGGCACGATCATCGTGGCGGAGCGTTTCTGCGGGGGAATCACCGAGGCCGACAAGCGCCAGCTCTTCGATGAGCACATCACCTGGTATCAGATGTACGGCATGAGCATGCGGCCGGTGCCCAAGACCTGGGAGGAATTCCAGGAGTACTGGGATCACATGTGCACCAATGTTTTAGAGGACAATAAGGCAACTCGCGATGTGCTGGATCTGACCACCTTGGCGGTACCGCCCTTTGCGCCCTGGATCCCCGCGTGGTTGTGGGCGTTGCAGCGGCGCATGTTGTCGCCGTTCTTTGTGTGGTTCACGGTGGGTCTTTATGACCCTGCCGTTCGAAAGAGGTTGGGTTACAGCTGGTCCCGTAGAGATGAGTGGATGCATCGCAAATTCGGGCAGCTGGTCAATGTGGTCTTCAGGTTTGTTCCCGAGCGGTTCCGTCGGCACCCACGCGCGCGTGCCGGATGGGATCGTGCGCGCGGGCGCATCCCCGCCGACGCTCCGTTGCCGCAGACCCCGGACCGCAACCTGCCGCCGTTGGACACCTGGGGCAGCCCCAATCACTACAACCCCAAGGTTTCCTAG
- a CDS encoding acyl-ACP desaturase yields the protein MPQKEFTDLELLHELEPVVEENVHRHLGVTKDWNPHDYVPWAEGKNYKALGGQDWDPEQSKLSEVAKVAMITNLLTEDNLPSYHREIAMNFTMDGPWGTWVNRWTAEENRHGIAIRDYLVVTRSVDPVELEKLRVEQMTRGFSPGQNRQGGDELFAESLFDSVVYVTFQELATRVSHRNTGKACAEPVADELLKRISTDENLHMIFYRNLVEAGMQIAPDQALKSIHKVLDNFKMPGYTIPGFRRNAVTIATGGVYDPQSHLDEVVMPVLRKWRIFERDDISGDAEWYREDLDRIIGDLKKTSADFEEVKAKYLDRQAKRAERQAAKAAKETVSV from the coding sequence ATGCCGCAGAAGGAATTCACCGATCTTGAGCTACTGCATGAGCTCGAACCTGTGGTCGAGGAGAATGTTCACCGTCACCTCGGTGTCACCAAGGACTGGAATCCGCACGATTACGTGCCGTGGGCCGAGGGCAAGAACTACAAGGCCCTGGGTGGGCAGGACTGGGATCCCGAGCAGTCCAAGCTCTCCGAGGTCGCCAAGGTCGCGATGATCACCAACCTGCTGACCGAGGACAACCTGCCGTCGTACCACCGCGAGATCGCGATGAACTTCACCATGGACGGCCCCTGGGGCACCTGGGTCAATCGTTGGACCGCCGAGGAAAACCGGCACGGCATCGCCATCCGCGACTATCTCGTCGTCACCCGCTCGGTCGATCCGGTGGAGCTGGAGAAACTGCGCGTAGAGCAGATGACCCGCGGCTTCTCCCCCGGCCAGAACCGCCAAGGCGGCGACGAACTGTTCGCCGAGAGTCTGTTCGACTCAGTCGTGTACGTGACCTTCCAGGAGTTGGCCACCCGCGTCTCGCATCGCAACACCGGCAAGGCCTGCGCCGAGCCCGTCGCCGATGAGCTGCTCAAGCGCATCTCCACCGACGAGAACCTGCACATGATCTTCTACCGCAACCTCGTCGAGGCGGGCATGCAGATTGCCCCCGACCAGGCCCTGAAGTCGATCCACAAGGTGCTCGACAACTTCAAGATGCCCGGCTACACGATTCCGGGATTCCGCCGCAACGCCGTCACCATCGCCACCGGCGGCGTCTACGACCCACAGTCGCACCTCGACGAGGTGGTGATGCCGGTGCTGCGCAAGTGGCGCATCTTTGAACGCGACGACATCAGCGGCGACGCCGAGTGGTACCGCGAGGACCTCGACCGCATCATCGGCGATCTCAAGAAGACGTCGGCGGACTTCGAAGAGGTCAAGGCCAAGTACCTCGACCGTCAGGCCAAGCGCGCCGAACGCCAGGCCGCGAAGGCCGCCAAGGAAACGGTCAGCGTCTAG
- a CDS encoding GAP family protein gives MAGSWGSVLTGLVPLGLVVALSPITVIPAVLVLQAPRPRPSGLAFLAGWVLGLAVLTTVCVAATGLLGGPHRSAPTWASWLRVALGSSLILFGIYRWLTRHRHTDSPGWMRSFATITPIRAAITGTALVALRPDVLFICIPAGLAIGASGLDEADRWTAAVFFIVVAASSVAVPILAYAAAGHRLDDEMRRLKDWMEKNNAGLMAAILVVIGVMVLYNGIDALR, from the coding sequence ATGGCAGGAAGTTGGGGTTCCGTCCTCACCGGGCTCGTCCCGCTCGGTCTGGTTGTCGCACTCTCGCCGATCACCGTCATTCCGGCGGTCCTGGTGTTGCAGGCGCCCCGGCCGCGGCCGAGCGGCCTTGCCTTTCTTGCCGGCTGGGTGCTGGGCCTGGCTGTACTGACGACGGTGTGTGTGGCGGCGACCGGGCTACTTGGTGGGCCACATAGGTCGGCACCGACCTGGGCCTCCTGGCTGCGGGTGGCCCTAGGGTCGTCGCTCATCCTGTTCGGTATCTACCGATGGCTGACCCGGCACCGCCACACCGACTCACCGGGCTGGATGCGATCGTTCGCCACCATCACCCCAATCCGGGCCGCTATCACCGGGACTGCGCTCGTGGCGCTTCGTCCCGATGTCCTCTTTATCTGCATCCCCGCCGGATTGGCGATCGGCGCCAGTGGGCTCGACGAAGCGGATCGCTGGACGGCCGCTGTCTTCTTCATCGTGGTCGCCGCGTCTTCGGTTGCCGTACCGATATTGGCCTATGCCGCTGCGGGCCACCGCCTCGACGACGAGATGCGACGGCTCAAGGACTGGATGGAGAAGAACAACGCCGGGTTGATGGCCGCGATCCTGGTCGTCATCGGTGTCATGGTGCTGTACAACGGGATCGATGCCCTGCGGTGA
- a CDS encoding TetR/AcrR family transcriptional regulator — MANGQAQRRSWAGVSPAERADERRRELMAAGVRLLGQRPRPAVTVRAVCRSAGITERYFYENFADRDTFVRAVYDHVGFRAIEALSGARSAHEGVDAFVRLMVDEPTMGRVLLIAPTFEPTLSESGYDWLPRFVALLQGKLSTNLTDEVQQQLVATSLVGALTSLFRAYLNEELTVDRQRFVDYCVQILLQGAHSTVTSRPTSPSPQQPS, encoded by the coding sequence GTGGCGAACGGTCAAGCGCAGCGACGTAGCTGGGCGGGTGTCTCACCGGCCGAGCGCGCCGATGAGCGGCGACGCGAACTCATGGCCGCGGGCGTGCGACTACTAGGCCAGCGCCCCCGCCCCGCAGTCACCGTGCGCGCCGTATGCCGATCCGCGGGCATAACCGAGCGGTACTTCTACGAGAACTTCGCAGACCGCGACACGTTTGTGAGGGCCGTATACGACCACGTGGGATTCCGTGCGATCGAGGCGCTCAGCGGCGCGCGGTCCGCGCATGAAGGCGTCGACGCGTTTGTCCGGCTCATGGTGGACGAACCGACTATGGGCCGAGTCTTGCTGATAGCACCGACCTTTGAGCCGACGCTCTCGGAATCCGGATATGACTGGCTGCCACGATTCGTGGCGTTATTACAAGGGAAGCTCAGCACCAACCTCACCGACGAGGTTCAGCAGCAACTCGTGGCCACAAGCCTGGTGGGCGCGCTGACAAGCCTCTTTCGGGCATACCTCAATGAAGAACTCACCGTGGACCGGCAGCGATTCGTGGACTATTGCGTGCAGATACTGCTACAGGGCGCTCACTCGACGGTTACGTCGAGGCCGACTTCGCCTTCTCCTCAGCAGCCTTCTTAG
- a CDS encoding SMP-30/gluconolactonase/LRE family protein translates to MFRYLLVLNQIKRSILKFPISGEEHTELVPGLDQLPDGIVVDPARKTIYWTNMGVPTLVNPDEPPAEHNLDFYGQTGSIEQAAIDGSGRSYLLPPGSFVTGKQLSAAWSLGRLYWSDREGAAIRSVRLDGSDLRDEVLVALDDDERHVVRNQCVGIAVDEQNGLLYWTQKGPSKGGDGRIFRTSLQIPAGHTPASRDIEVLWSQLPEPIDIELDLAAGVIYWTDRGAPPLGNTLNKAQIPAPGQQGGEVTVLASGFAEAIGLAVDKAAGVAYVSDMAGEIRAVNLDGSGERLFAKVDGNFTGIIGI, encoded by the coding sequence ATGTTTCGATACTTGCTGGTCCTGAACCAGATCAAAAGGTCCATCCTGAAGTTCCCCATTTCCGGGGAAGAGCACACCGAACTTGTACCGGGCCTGGACCAATTGCCCGACGGGATTGTCGTCGACCCCGCGCGGAAGACCATTTATTGGACGAACATGGGCGTGCCCACACTGGTCAACCCCGATGAACCGCCCGCCGAGCACAATCTCGACTTCTACGGCCAGACCGGCTCCATCGAGCAAGCCGCCATCGACGGCAGCGGGCGGTCCTACTTACTGCCGCCGGGGAGTTTTGTTACCGGAAAACAGCTTTCGGCCGCATGGTCACTGGGCCGCCTGTACTGGTCCGATCGCGAGGGCGCGGCAATCCGCAGCGTGCGGCTGGACGGCAGTGATCTGCGCGACGAGGTGCTGGTCGCGCTCGACGACGACGAGCGCCACGTCGTGCGCAATCAATGCGTGGGAATAGCCGTCGACGAACAGAACGGCTTGTTGTACTGGACCCAGAAGGGTCCGTCCAAGGGCGGCGATGGCCGAATCTTCCGGACTTCCCTGCAGATTCCCGCCGGGCACACCCCGGCAAGCCGCGATATCGAGGTGCTGTGGTCGCAGCTGCCCGAGCCGATCGACATCGAACTCGACCTTGCGGCCGGAGTGATCTATTGGACCGACCGCGGCGCCCCACCTCTGGGAAATACCTTGAACAAGGCTCAGATTCCCGCCCCGGGGCAACAGGGAGGTGAGGTTACCGTGCTCGCGTCGGGTTTCGCGGAAGCGATCGGCCTGGCAGTGGACAAGGCGGCGGGCGTCGCCTACGTAAGCGATATGGCGGGCGAGATCCGCGCGGTGAACCTCGACGGCAGCGGCGAACGCCTCTTCGCGAAGGTCGACGGGAATTTCACCGGAATCATCGGTATCTGA
- a CDS encoding LCP family glycopolymer transferase, producing MGDGPNATPAQPRAYGSAPWERAIEPVGSHPDIDVAPEPSNTPWTPPPALNHSLPDPTDDEWTRRLQIEQSLRETPQALPEAPPPRANSRPAARPPRPVSNGSAPKPSPAPVQSAHETGSHSLSVADLLAREGANGGRRSRRHARTQDPDDYAEEPAPASFADDSHFESHTDVLPQVPESAPEFDRPADEHPDYVDYPDDAPLYDKAAARRVRASNLDDNIDTRAIPIRVGNTEAVMREEEPKRSRRPVYLGRSIAAVVAVCSLTLTGGAWQWSNVKNSRLNRVEALDPNSRDIRDPNGQYGDENFLIIGVDTRAGANSAMGAGDTSDAEGTRSDTIMLVNIPANRKRVAVVSFPRDLAIQPTLCEVWNEDTKSYGPDKAYTETKLNSAFAFGGPKCLVKVIQKLSGLNINRFLGVDFAGFSKIVDAVGGVEVCSPTPIEDYELGTVLQNAGRQTIDGHTALQYVRARQVTTEYNGDYGRIKRQQLFLSSLLRSMISHNTFFSLSKLNNVVNTFIDDSYVDNIRTKDLVDLGQSLQDVKAGRITFLTVPTDGTDSEGNETPRTTDIRKIFDAIINDDPLPGELQPDGTRVPMPGTTAQDTTLASSEHGVASELGETSTATPTPEAMPSEQVDLVTTDPSEINVHVSNSTGQTGLAASAASQLTRYGFGITTTDDYPSSLPTTTVFFSPGHEQQAATVAASFGGAKLQRITGAQTTVRVVLGTDYASTANLQAPPAAGSTVPLQLSSGAMAPAELPVDLTVVNAGDTSCG from the coding sequence ATGGGTGATGGCCCAAACGCCACTCCTGCCCAACCACGCGCGTACGGCTCGGCCCCGTGGGAACGCGCCATCGAACCCGTTGGAAGTCATCCTGACATCGACGTAGCGCCGGAGCCGTCCAACACACCGTGGACACCGCCGCCCGCTCTGAATCACTCGCTGCCTGACCCCACCGATGACGAGTGGACACGGCGCCTGCAGATCGAACAATCGCTGCGCGAAACGCCCCAGGCCCTTCCCGAGGCGCCGCCACCCCGCGCCAACTCACGGCCCGCCGCGCGGCCCCCCAGGCCCGTATCCAATGGATCGGCCCCCAAACCCTCCCCGGCGCCGGTGCAATCCGCGCACGAGACCGGGTCCCACTCGCTCTCGGTCGCCGATCTGCTGGCCCGCGAGGGCGCCAACGGTGGCCGCCGTTCCCGCCGGCACGCGCGCACCCAAGATCCGGACGACTACGCAGAGGAGCCTGCTCCAGCGTCGTTCGCCGACGACAGCCATTTCGAAAGCCATACCGACGTCCTCCCGCAGGTGCCCGAATCCGCGCCCGAGTTCGATCGGCCTGCCGACGAGCACCCGGACTACGTGGACTACCCGGACGATGCTCCCCTCTACGACAAGGCCGCCGCGCGGCGCGTCCGGGCTTCGAATCTGGACGACAACATCGATACCCGCGCCATCCCGATCCGGGTGGGCAACACCGAAGCCGTTATGCGGGAAGAAGAACCCAAACGCTCACGGCGGCCCGTCTATCTCGGGCGCTCCATCGCCGCCGTCGTCGCGGTGTGCTCGCTCACCCTGACCGGCGGGGCCTGGCAGTGGAGCAACGTCAAGAACAGCAGACTCAACCGCGTTGAAGCGCTGGATCCGAACTCCCGCGACATCCGCGACCCGAATGGCCAGTACGGCGACGAGAACTTCCTCATCATCGGCGTCGACACCCGCGCGGGCGCCAACAGCGCTATGGGCGCCGGCGATACCTCCGATGCCGAGGGCACCCGCTCGGACACCATCATGTTGGTCAACATTCCTGCCAACAGGAAGCGCGTCGCCGTGGTGTCCTTTCCCCGCGATCTGGCCATCCAGCCCACGCTGTGCGAGGTGTGGAACGAAGACACCAAATCCTACGGGCCCGACAAGGCCTACACCGAGACAAAGCTCAACTCGGCGTTCGCCTTCGGTGGCCCCAAGTGTCTGGTCAAGGTCATCCAGAAACTGTCGGGGCTGAACATCAACCGCTTCCTCGGAGTGGATTTCGCCGGATTCTCCAAGATCGTCGACGCCGTCGGCGGGGTCGAGGTGTGCTCCCCCACGCCCATCGAGGACTACGAGCTCGGCACCGTGCTGCAAAACGCCGGACGCCAAACCATCGACGGTCACACCGCCCTGCAGTACGTGCGCGCACGGCAGGTCACCACCGAATACAACGGCGACTACGGGCGCATCAAACGCCAGCAGCTGTTCCTGTCCTCACTGCTGCGTTCGATGATTTCGCACAACACGTTCTTCTCGCTGAGCAAGCTCAACAACGTGGTGAACACCTTCATCGACGACTCCTACGTCGACAACATCAGAACGAAAGACCTTGTGGACCTTGGCCAGTCGCTCCAGGACGTGAAGGCCGGCCGGATCACCTTCCTGACGGTACCCACCGACGGCACCGACTCAGAGGGCAACGAGACCCCGCGCACCACGGATATCCGAAAGATCTTCGACGCCATCATCAATGACGATCCGCTGCCCGGCGAACTGCAGCCCGACGGCACCCGCGTCCCGATGCCCGGCACCACCGCCCAGGACACCACCTTGGCCTCCAGCGAACACGGGGTCGCGAGTGAGCTTGGTGAAACATCAACTGCCACACCAACTCCCGAGGCTATGCCGAGCGAGCAGGTTGACCTGGTCACCACCGATCCCAGCGAGATCAACGTGCACGTGTCCAACAGCACGGGCCAAACCGGCCTGGCCGCATCGGCGGCCAGCCAGCTGACCAGGTACGGATTCGGCATCACCACCACCGACGACTACCCGTCGTCGCTGCCCACCACGACCGTCTTCTTCTCACCGGGCCATGAGCAGCAGGCCGCGACGGTTGCCGCCTCGTTCGGCGGCGCCAAACTGCAGCGCATCACCGGCGCGCAGACCACGGTGCGGGTGGTGCTCGGCACCGACTACGCCTCCACCGCCAACCTGCAGGCTCCACCCGCCGCCGGTTCGACCGTCCCGCTGCAGCTGTCCTCGGGCGCGATGGCCCCCGCCGAGCTTCCGGTCGACCTCACCGTCGTCAACGCCGGCGACACTAGCTGCGGATAG
- a CDS encoding PucR family transcriptional regulator, whose product MGGQLLGRVDELCAEQCRIIRERVAVYRDPVLVPDEDLFAAGRDQMVYVLEAMGSGTPDASVAGRVGRLRAEQGVPLADVMSAYRAGGQFLWDQLSRAIDAAGLSGQELRAAASQAWQNHDRYTDAMADGYREVVVEQLIRRDQERSALVGGLIDGRFPAGVTAWDAAHLLGLPESGCFVVVAIDSGPLDYRALQSAEKTLRDHGFASAWRVEPDMQVGVVALVARSRLEELGEALRGLGVRRIGVSPVYDGYPPPGSPLNYAKAALLAATEDDPVVAFDANPYAVAAITDPQTMERYRDLVLGGLAEIGAADRQLLVSTFQQWVVCDGSIPATADALFCHPNTVRYRLRRLKQLTGRDIARPRDIAELHLAIEADLRLNAT is encoded by the coding sequence ATCGGCGGCCAGCTGCTCGGCCGGGTGGACGAGCTCTGCGCCGAGCAGTGCCGGATCATTCGTGAACGCGTCGCCGTGTATCGAGATCCGGTGCTGGTCCCCGATGAGGATTTGTTCGCTGCCGGACGCGACCAGATGGTGTACGTGTTGGAGGCAATGGGCTCGGGTACGCCCGATGCGAGTGTGGCGGGCCGGGTAGGCAGGCTGCGCGCGGAACAGGGTGTGCCCCTGGCGGACGTGATGTCGGCGTACCGGGCCGGCGGCCAGTTTCTGTGGGACCAACTTTCGCGGGCGATTGACGCGGCCGGGCTGTCGGGGCAGGAGCTGAGGGCCGCGGCATCGCAGGCGTGGCAGAACCATGACAGGTACACCGATGCCATGGCTGACGGATATCGCGAAGTCGTTGTCGAGCAGCTCATCCGCCGGGACCAGGAGCGTTCCGCGTTGGTGGGTGGGCTCATTGACGGCCGCTTTCCGGCGGGTGTAACCGCGTGGGACGCCGCGCACCTGCTGGGGCTCCCGGAGTCTGGATGCTTCGTCGTGGTGGCTATCGATTCGGGGCCGCTCGACTACCGGGCGCTGCAGAGCGCGGAGAAGACGCTGCGCGATCACGGCTTCGCCTCCGCGTGGCGGGTTGAACCCGATATGCAGGTGGGCGTGGTTGCCCTCGTCGCGCGTTCGCGGCTCGAGGAGCTGGGCGAGGCTTTGCGTGGTCTTGGTGTGCGTCGAATCGGCGTCAGCCCGGTGTATGACGGCTACCCGCCGCCGGGTTCGCCCCTCAACTACGCGAAGGCGGCCCTGCTCGCGGCCACCGAGGATGATCCGGTTGTGGCGTTCGATGCCAATCCCTATGCCGTTGCGGCGATTACCGATCCGCAGACCATGGAACGGTACCGGGACTTGGTATTGGGCGGCCTTGCCGAGATTGGCGCCGCAGACCGGCAATTGCTCGTGAGCACCTTTCAGCAGTGGGTGGTTTGCGATGGCTCCATTCCCGCGACGGCGGACGCCTTGTTCTGCCATCCGAACACCGTGCGATACCGGCTGCGCAGGCTGAAGCAATTGACCGGGCGCGATATCGCCCGCCCCCGCGATATCGCTGAGCTTCATCTCGCCATCGAAGCCGATCTCAGGCTGAACGCCACCTAG